The following nucleotide sequence is from Thermococcus sp..
CTCGTGAGGGAGAAAGACGTCATAGAGCTTCCAACGAAAGAGGCCGTGGAGAAGTTCAACGAACTGGTGGGAAAGAAAAGGGTTCTGGGGATATTCCACGTTACCTGCTGAGTTTCGGTTCAAGATGGGCCCTCTTAACCTCCAGAACGCCCGAGTAACTGCACTCGTCCCACTTCTTCTCCACTTCGTCAAAGACTATCCTGGCTTTGAAAAACGGCGCATCCCTCACGAAGGTCTCGAATTCCCCACCCTCGCCGGCGACGTGGATTCTGTACTTCTCGTGGAGCTTTATCAGTTCATCAAGGGCTTCCTCGTCTATCCTCCTGCCGAGCCAGCTCTGGTCAAGGCCGTAGGCGGCGGTGCCAACTATCACAACGTCGAAGATGCCCACTATCTCCCTCATGTAATCAACCGGGTCGCGGTGCCAGGCCGGGGCGAAGCTCCTCAATCCCAGCTCTTTAGCCACTCTATCAACCCTCTTCTTCTGGTATTCACTCGCCAAAGCTCCAGCGACGATGGCATCTACATTCAGCCCCTCAAGGACCGCCTTCATGTCTTCAACCTCTTTCTCCTTCTCACCGCTCGTAAAGCCCTTGACGAGGGGGATTCCTATTGCCTTCGCCTGCAACTCGGTGAGGTGTATGTTGGGGACGTGGTACATATAGCTCTCCTCGCTCTCGCTCACCATGCTTACCAGATACTTGACCTCAAACCCCTGCTTCAGCGCCCAGTAGAGGGCGTAGTTCGAGTCCTTCCCGCCGGAGTACAGGACAGCAACTCGCATCTCCACCACCGAAAACTTTAAATTACCTAAAGTTAATTTAATCTTGGACTTCTCCCCGAGGTTCCAAAGCCACAAAGGGCCTTAAAAAGGTGATGCCAATGGTTCCCAAAACGGCAGTAATACTGGCAGCTGGCCTCGGGACGAGGCTCGGCGGAAAGCCCAAGGGACTCATCAGAATAGCCGGGAGGGAGGTTCTTTACAGGACGATAACGCTTCTCCAGCGGAACGGTGTAAGGAACTTCGTGATAGTAACCAACGAGCGCTACGCTCCGCTATACCGCGAATTTCTGGAAAAACACGGCTTCGATGCGGAGCTCGTAATTAACCCAGAGCCCGAGAAGGGGAACGGGCACTCCCTCCATCTCGCTGGAGAAAAAGTTTCAGGAAGGTTCATTCTGGTTATGAGCGACCACGTTTACAGCGATGCCTTCGTTGAGAGGGCGGTAAAGGGAAACGGCCTCATCGCGGACAGAAAGCCGGGATGGATTGACATCAATGAAGCCACGAAGGTAAGGGTAAGAGATAGCCACGTTGAGGACATCGGGAAGGGGCTTAAAGAATGGGACGCAGTGGACACTGGTTTCTTCGTCCTTGATGAGAATATCTTTAAGGTAACCAAAGAGCTAGAGCGCGAAAAGAAAGGAGATTATTCCCTCAGCGAGGTCGTTGAAAGGGCAAAGCTTCCAGTAACTTTCGTTGATGGGCTCGGCTGGACGGACGTTGACACGCCGGAAGACGTCAAGAAGGCAAGGAAGATGCTCGTCAAGACCGCTGTGAAGGGAACCGGTGATGGTTTCATCAGCAGGCACCTGAACAGAAAAATCTCGACCGAGATAAGCTCCCTTATCGTTGAGTGGGTAAGTCCAAACGCGATGACAGCTTTCACATTCCTCCTCGGCCTCCTCTCGGCAATCTTAACCCTCGCTAGCCCTCTCCTAGCTGGAATACTCTATCAGGTAAGCTCAATCCTCGACGGCGTTGACGGCGAGCTGGCGAGGGGCCAGCTGAGGACGAGCAAACTCGGCGGTTACATTGACTCGGTCCTCGACCGCTACGTTGACGGGAGCTTTCTGGCCCTTCTAGCGTATTCCACACTAAAGGAACCGCTCTGGTACGCCGTTGCCCTTTTAGCTCTCCTCGGCTCGGTGATGGTCAGCTATTCAACAGAGCGCTTCAGGGGGGCCTTCTGCAGGGATGCCTACACCGAGGTGCCTTCCCTCAGGAAACTGCCGGGAAAGAGGGACGAGCGGGTCTTCATGACTATGCTCTTCCTCCTGTATCCGGTTCAGACCTCTATAAGGGCCCTGTTCCTGTTGCTCGCACTTATAACGAACCTTCGCGTTGCCCTTACAACGTATTTCATTTCCAAGAAAGTTTTGCGATCGAAAACTATTTAACTGCTGTGAAATATCTTACAGCAACAAAGGAGGTGGAGAAGATGGTTAGGGTGGTTATACTCGGACAGGGCTATGTCGCAAGCATATTCGCGAGCGGGCTGGAGAAGATAAAGGCAGGGAAGATGGAGCCCTACGGCGTTCCCCTCGCGGACGAGCTCCCGATAAAGATAAAGGACATCGAGGTAGTGGGTTCTTACGACGTTGACAAAGCGAAGGTTGGAAAGGACCTCTATGAAGTTGTCAAGAACTACGACCCAGAGGCCCCGGAGAGCCTCAGGGGGATAATCATAAGGAAGGGCGTCCACCTTGGAAGTCTGAGGAACCTCCCGCTCGAAGCGACTGGCCTTGACGACGAGATGACTCTCAGCGAGGCAGTTGAAAAGCTCGTCAACGAATGGAAGGAGCTCAAACCAGATGTCTTCGTCAACGTCTGCACCACCGAGGCATTTGTTCCCTTCGAGAACAGGGAGGAGCTTGAGAAGGCAATTGAGGAGAACAGGAAAGAGAGGGTTACCGCGACGCAGGTTTACGTTTATGCGGCGGCAAAGTATGCTAAGGAGGTTGGAGGAGCGGCCTTCGTAAACGCCATTCCGACCCTTATAGCCAATGACCCGGCCTTTGTCGAGCTCGCGAAGGAGAGCAACCTCGTTATCTTCGGCGACGATGGAGCAACCGGTGCAACGCCGCTGACAGCTGACATACTCAGCCACCTCGCCCAGAGGAACCGTTACGTCCTCGACATAGCCCAGTTCAACATCGGCGGAAACCAGGACTTCCTCGCTTTGACGGACAAAGAGAGAAACAAGAGCAAGGAGTTCACGAAGTCGAGCGTAGTTGAAGACCTCCTCGGCTACAACGCCCCGCACTACATAAAGCCGACGGGCTTCCTTGAGCCTCTGGGAGACAAGAAGTTCATAGCGATGCACATCGAGTACGTTTCCTTCAACGGTGCCCACGACGAGCTCGTCATCACCGGAAGGATAAACGACAGCCCGGCTTTAGCGGGTCTCCTAGTTGACCTCGTCAGGTTAGGAAAGATCGCCGTTGACAGGAAGGAGTTCGGAACGGTTTACGAGGTCAACGCCTTCTACATGA
It contains:
- a CDS encoding TIGR00289 family protein — protein: MRVAVLYSGGKDSNYALYWALKQGFEVKYLVSMVSESEESYMYHVPNIHLTELQAKAIGIPLVKGFTSGEKEKEVEDMKAVLEGLNVDAIVAGALASEYQKKRVDRVAKELGLRSFAPAWHRDPVDYMREIVGIFDVVIVGTAAYGLDQSWLGRRIDEEALDELIKLHEKYRIHVAGEGGEFETFVRDAPFFKARIVFDEVEKKWDECSYSGVLEVKRAHLEPKLSR
- a CDS encoding bifunctional L-myo-inositol-1-phosphate cytidylyltransferase/CDP-L-myo-inositol myo-inositolphosphotransferase → MVPKTAVILAAGLGTRLGGKPKGLIRIAGREVLYRTITLLQRNGVRNFVIVTNERYAPLYREFLEKHGFDAELVINPEPEKGNGHSLHLAGEKVSGRFILVMSDHVYSDAFVERAVKGNGLIADRKPGWIDINEATKVRVRDSHVEDIGKGLKEWDAVDTGFFVLDENIFKVTKELEREKKGDYSLSEVVERAKLPVTFVDGLGWTDVDTPEDVKKARKMLVKTAVKGTGDGFISRHLNRKISTEISSLIVEWVSPNAMTAFTFLLGLLSAILTLASPLLAGILYQVSSILDGVDGELARGQLRTSKLGGYIDSVLDRYVDGSFLALLAYSTLKEPLWYAVALLALLGSVMVSYSTERFRGAFCRDAYTEVPSLRKLPGKRDERVFMTMLFLLYPVQTSIRALFLLLALITNLRVALTTYFISKKVLRSKTI
- a CDS encoding inositol-3-phosphate synthase; its protein translation is MVRVVILGQGYVASIFASGLEKIKAGKMEPYGVPLADELPIKIKDIEVVGSYDVDKAKVGKDLYEVVKNYDPEAPESLRGIIIRKGVHLGSLRNLPLEATGLDDEMTLSEAVEKLVNEWKELKPDVFVNVCTTEAFVPFENREELEKAIEENRKERVTATQVYVYAAAKYAKEVGGAAFVNAIPTLIANDPAFVELAKESNLVIFGDDGATGATPLTADILSHLAQRNRYVLDIAQFNIGGNQDFLALTDKERNKSKEFTKSSVVEDLLGYNAPHYIKPTGFLEPLGDKKFIAMHIEYVSFNGAHDELVITGRINDSPALAGLLVDLVRLGKIAVDRKEFGTVYEVNAFYMKNPGPKEAKNIPRIIAHEKMRIWAGLKPRWL